One genomic window of Corticium candelabrum chromosome 9, ooCorCand1.1, whole genome shotgun sequence includes the following:
- the LOC134184285 gene encoding polyhomeotic-like protein 1 — translation MSTAPNVDETACAEGSKECSVAVHQPARDNTNSVDTHNLKKTEKGDGEWNAEDDDRLFNAVEQYYTVIGMQIEWNEVAKLVSGRSASECESRWLWCRADVQSWTEEDDQRLRQAVLTHGETEKAWRDAGEKRNWTNCRFRWQQYLHPDLRGASFSEEEDRILVKSVEELDGRWKDVVTRLPGRSKYGIEDHWNVNVRPRVPDGRKTADPILEDSSVIEYCLQEESTTNSESQALVSDMTETEVSQLPSTVSSESNQTSHEDVDSDVCERKQECLEDNSIDSKATSDASHSTVSVGHDAAVPTPTLKEREGTEMVAIKSRTNETGQTLASLDLCEVEETSSSKEDVINQPGKAPNGTNGENKKESLTAVDSVTTTASGIPQVVVSSSENTTTQLHVSPAITAVSQITGSKSSISTSTGAITGLLLSLKSSGGEQTAVSQPKIYQNKVQPVSLSTSVFPTPVVYCNQGSVVSSATKLSSSVSKPMVTSSVTGVRNVTVNGQKSHGIATVHFKLPDGQFIMSQSLVKAPTGMSQPFLQRPQSSTTNSTSVLQPARMNQSTVRPALASVSAASAGKIGDLARVRKPQTSVPARVSLCQPGEMKSKSGSTSVTKAGNAGRQIQVTLSVCPPKTALVTVTTWPGSAFSAVASTPKVTSSLPDRSSNISIYGIPAQNAKGTSMPSNQQQVRTQHQSGTLNSHSLKIDTQRQASVPVMFQSHATVCTPVTVATQQNGSKSLQTRPNVINKQQQVTQGQSRPAFTATRLESSGATSSVRAALTAATTQQNREVRTISNVISPSTSLSGKPASGNLPPPPALIHTPKTSLSTVSKRDVISTSTRMPSVVSSGSELVMSASIATSAQQQTILYNVGGKKLGNLNPLGISESKRNEAGQQKKRNVDKVSLQNDGGMKRVKIVTGKAVSNKDTEARPPGRRSSTLTPEDIALMERFGDWEDSASSESDNNKGESQQSIRDDPDFRPTSIRSLKQITSADGESDDDDDDNHPSKRKKDGQSTPIDESRNGCEMMGSSPEEGSTSPDKLGNQRKPAKQCRHCGSARFFSRGENFIYCTVCKRKFKQQGMKRISIISEASSPGERYLSPMRGALAHLQTVGRRGRGRGHSHVAMVSPVQHNSTSSLSAPRLSSHPLYPKVQPLPPEIPRYSPALAPYHVEALSAERPFKHPELWSLQEVTDYFKSTDCAQYVHLFEDQQIDGYAMTQLSEKTLVDYLGIKLGPALKICRHVQMLQEIWMNPDDY, via the exons ATGTCTACAGCTCCGAACGTGGACGAGACGGCGTGCGCTGAAGGGAGCAAAGAATGCAGCGTTGCAGTGCACCAACCTGCTAGAGACAACACGAACAGTGTAGATACGCATAATTTAAAGAAGACAGAGAAAGGAGACGGAGAATGGAACGCAGAGGACGACGACAGGTTGTTTAATGCTGTAGAGCAGTATTATACAGTTATAGGCATGCAGATAGAGTGGAACGAGGTAGCCAAGCTTGTGTCTGGACGCTCAGCAAGCGAGTGTGAGTCCCGCTGGTTGTGGTGCAGGGCAGATGTGCAGTCATGGACGGAAGAGGACGACCAGAGACTGAGACAGGCGGTCTTGACGCACGGTGAGACGGAGAAGGCGTGGAGAGATGCCGGCGAGAAGCGAAACTGGACAAATTGTCGTTTTCGTTGGCAACAATATTTACATCCGGATTTGAGAGGCGCGTCGTTCAGTGAGGAGGAGGATAGGATTCTTGTGAAGTCTGTGGAAGAGTTGGATGGACGTTGGAAGGATGTAGTGACGCGGTTACCAGGGAGAAGTAAGTATGGAATTGAAGATCACTGGAATGTGAATGTGAGACCTCGCGTACCAGATGGCAGGAAAACTGCAGATCCAATTCTTGAGGATAGTAGTGTGATAGAGTATTGCTTACAGGAAGAAAGTACAACAAACAGTGAGTCACAAGCATTAGTTAGTGATATGACAGAGACTGAGGTATCTCAACTTCCATCAACAGTCAGTAGTGAGAGTAATCAGACAAGTCATGAGGATGTTGATAGTGATGTGTGTGAGAGGAAACAAGAATGTCTGGAAGACAATTCTATTGACTCTAAAGCTACTAGTGATGCATCTCATTCAACTGTGTCAGTGGGTCATGATGCTGCTGTGCCAACACCGACTTTGAAAGAAAGAGAGGGAACTGAAATGGTAGCTATAAAAAGCAGAACAAATGAAACAGGACAGACATTGGCATCACTCGATCTATGTGAAGTCGAGGAGACGAGTAGCAGTAAAGAAGATGTGATCAATCAACCAGGAAAGGCTCCTAATGGCACAAACGGAGAGAACAAAAAGGAAAGCCTTACAGCAGTTGACTCTGTGACAACGACTGCATCTGGTATACCACAGGTAGTTGTGTCCAGTTCAGAAAATACTACAACACAGCTGCATGTGTCTCCAGCCATCACTGCGGTGTCTCAAATCACAGGATCAAAATCAAGCATTTCAACTAGTACTGGTGCAATAACTGGATTGCTCCTAAGCCTGAAGTCATCAGGTGGAGAACAAACAGCAGTTAGCCAACCTAAAATTTATCAGAATAAAGTGCAGCCTGTTTCTCTTAGTACATCAGTATTTCCTACCCCTGTTGTCTACTGTAACCAAGGATCAGTTGTATCGAGTGCTACCAAGTTATCATCGTCAGTAAGCAAGCCAATGGTGACTTCCTCGGTTACTGGTGTTCGGAATGTGACTGTTAATGGTCAGAAGTCACATGGAATAGCAACAGTCCACTTTAAACTTCCTGATGGACAGTTCATAATGAGTCAAAGCCTAGTTAAAGCACCAACAGGGATGTCTCAACCTTTCCTCCAGAGACCGCAATCATCTACCACTAATAGTACATCGGTATTGCAACCAGCAAGGATGAATCAGTCAACAGTTCGACCTGCTTTAGCTTCAGTTAGTGCTGCTTCTGCTGGCAAAATAGGTGATCTGGCAAGGGTTAGAAAACCTCAAACGTCTGTTCCTGCAAGAGTATCCTTATGTCAGCCCGGTGAGATGAAATCAAAGAGTGGATCAACATCAGTTACTAAAGCAGGCAATGCAGGCCGTCAAATTCAAgttactttgtctgtctgtccacctaaGACAGCATTGGTGACAGTCACCACTTGGCCTGGCTCTGCATTTTCAGCTGTTGCTAGTACACCAAAAGTAACGAGTTCTTTACCGGACAGAAGCTCAAACATCAGCATTTATGGCATTCCAGCTCAGAATGCAAAGGGGACATCCATGCCATCAAACCAACAGCAGGTGAGAACTCAGCACCAAAGTGGTACTTTAAATTCCCATTCACTAAAAATTGACACCCAGAGACAAGCCTCTGTTCCTGTTATGTTTCAAAGTCATGCAACAGTGTGTACTCCCGTGACTGTTGCCACCCAGCAGAATGGTTCAAAGTCACTGCAAACACGACCAAATGTGATTAATAAGCAACAACAGGTCACACAAGGACAAAGCAGACCAGCGTTTACTGCCACAAGGTTGGAATCAAGTGGAGCAACATCTTCAGTGCGAGCTGCTCttactgcagcaacaacacaGCAGAATCGAGAGGTTAGAACCATATCAAATGTTATTAGTCCCAGTACATCTTTATCAGGGAAACCAGCAAGTGGCAATCTTCCCCCACCACCAGCTCTAATACACACACCTAAAACCAGTCTCTCAACGGTGTCTAAACGGGATGTTATTTCTACTTCAACGAGGATGCCATCTGTTGTGTCATCAGGCTCAGAACTAGTAATGTCAGCATCCATTGCTACAAGTGCACAGCAGCAAACCATACTTTACAATGTTGGAGGCAAAAAGCTGGGTAATTTAAATCCATTAGGCATTTCAGAGTCAAAGAGAAATGAAGCTGGTCAGCAAAAGAAACGTAACGTTGACAAAGTTAGTTTACAGAATGATGGTGGAATGAAGAGAGTGAAAATAGTGACTGGTAAGGCTGTTTCAAATAAAGATACTGAAGCCAGGCCACCTGGCAGGAGATCATCCACACTGACACCTGAAGACATTGCACTCATGGAGAGATTTGGTGATTGGGAGGACTCTGCGTCATCAGAGTCAGACAATAATAAAGGAGAGTCACAGCAGAGTATTAGAGATGATCCTGATTTTCGGCCAACTTCAATTCGCTCCTTGAAGCAAATAACGTCAGCTGATGGAGaatctgatgatgatgatgatgataatcaCCCCTCAAAGCGAAAGAAAGATGGCCAGTCAACACCAATAGACGAGAGCAGAAATGGCTGTGAAATGATGGGTAGCTCTCCTGAGGAAGGTAGCACCAGTCCTGACAAACTGGGAAACCAAAGGAAACCAGCCAAGCAGTGTAGGCACTGTGGCAGTGCTCGTTTCTTTAGTCGTGGTGAAAACTTCATATACTGCACAGTCTGCAAGAGGAAATTTAAACAGCAA GGAATGAAAAGAATTTCTATAATTTCAGAAGCTTCATCGCCAGGTGAACGATACCTGTCACCTATGAGAGGTGCTTTGGCCCACTTGCAAACTGTTGGAAGAAGAGGTCGTGGTAGAGGCCACAGCCATGTAGCAATGGTATCTCCAGTTCAACACAACAGCACTAGTTCACTGTCAGCACCTCGGCTTAGCTCTCATCCATTATATCCAAAAGTACAACCATTGCCTCCTGAAATTCCGAGATATAGCCCAGCACTTGCACCATATCATGTGGAAGCATTATCAGCAGAACGACCATTCAAACATCCCGAACTTTGGTCATTACAAGAAGTAACCGACTATTTCAAATCAACAGACTGTGCCCAATATGTTCATCTTTTTGAGGACCAA CAAATTGATGGGTATGCAATGACGCAGCTGAGTGAGAAGACCTTAGTTGACTACCTGGGCATCAAGTTGGGTCCTGCTCTCAAGATTTGCCGACATGTACAGATGCTGCAAGAAATTTGGATGAATCCAGATGACTACTAA